The following is a genomic window from Spirosoma foliorum.
TTCATCCTGATTCTTCGCGGGTTGCCTATTTAGCGTCGGGTGGAAAACGGGGATTGGCTCAATCGATTTTTCAACTGGGTGGTAATGCGGGGAGTGCTTTAGGGCCGTTGCTGGCTGCCTTGCTCGTTGTTCCATTTGGTCAACGAAGTGTGATGTGGTTTGGCCTGGTCGCCTTATTCGGAATTGTTTTGCTAACGAAGATAGGGCAATGGTATAAAACGGTTGTTTTGCCCAAAGTAAGTAAAACCCTTACCGAGAATCGGGTAGGCTTGAGTCGTGCCCGGATCATCGCTTCGATGGCAATTCTGCTGATACTGATTTTTTCCAAGTACTTCTATCTGGCAGGCATGACCAGTTATTATACGTTTTACTTAATGGATAAATTCGGACTATCGGTCGAAAGTGCTCAGATTCAGTTGTTTATTTTCTTGGCTTCGATCGCCGTAGGCACCTTGGCGGGCGGCCCACTGGGCGATCGATTCGGGCGAAAATATATTATCTGGATTTCTATTCTGGGAGCCGCTCCGTTTACACTGTTGCTACCCTACGGGAATCTGTTTTGGACAGGTGTACTTTCCGTATGTATTGGCTTATTGATCTCATTAGCCTTTTCTGCCATTATTGTCTACGCTCAGGAGTTGATGCCCGGCAAGGTAGGGATGATAGCCGGTTTATTCTTCGGTTTTGCCTTTGGCATGGGCGGTCTTGGGTCGGCTTTGCTTGGTAAACTTGCCGATGAGACAAGCATTAACTACGTGTTTTATGTGTGTTCGTTTTTGCCTTTATTGGGTATTTTAACCGCTTTTCTGCCCAATTTGGAAAAGGAATAATTTCTGATGTAAGAACTTCTTATCTATAAAAGAACTACCTCTTTGATCATTAAGCCGAATGGTCAAGGAGGTAGTGTCTTTATAGGTCGCTACAAGGTTTTTACCACCTGCGCTGGGATACCTGCCACTACGCTATTAGGCAGAACATCTCGATTTACTACGGCACCAGCCGCGACAACCGAGTTTTCCCCAACAGTAACACCGGGAAGTATCGTT
Proteins encoded in this region:
- a CDS encoding MFS transporter gives rise to the protein MMNDGQLAPIQQPEERIQQTAYSVLYSISLAHLLNDMLQAIIPAIYPLIKVSFHLDFSQIGLVTLAYQLTASILQPFVGFYTDKHPKPFSLAFGMSISLLGLVSLAYASSFYWILASVSLIGIGSSIFHPDSSRVAYLASGGKRGLAQSIFQLGGNAGSALGPLLAALLVVPFGQRSVMWFGLVALFGIVLLTKIGQWYKTVVLPKVSKTLTENRVGLSRARIIASMAILLILIFSKYFYLAGMTSYYTFYLMDKFGLSVESAQIQLFIFLASIAVGTLAGGPLGDRFGRKYIIWISILGAAPFTLLLPYGNLFWTGVLSVCIGLLISLAFSAIIVYAQELMPGKVGMIAGLFFGFAFGMGGLGSALLGKLADETSINYVFYVCSFLPLLGILTAFLPNLEKE